A part of Cannabis sativa cultivar Pink pepper isolate KNU-18-1 chromosome 6, ASM2916894v1, whole genome shotgun sequence genomic DNA contains:
- the LOC115725289 gene encoding rac-like GTP-binding protein RHO1, whose amino-acid sequence MSASLRLIKCVIVGDEAVGKTSILMSFTTNTFHTDCVSTIFDIFSVTVVGNGNSINLSLWDTAGDEGYDKLRPLSYCGADVFILTFSLISKASYENVSKKWIQELKHYASGVPIILVGTKLDLRDNTQFFIEHPDAVPITTTQGEELQKLIKAHAYIECSSKTQQNVMEVFDATIRVALQPPKQKKRKSKVLKACTIM is encoded by the exons ATGAGCGCTTCTTTAAGGTTAATAAAGTGTGTTATAGTTGGCGATGAAGCAGTGGGAAAGACTAGTATTCTTATGTCGTTCACCACCAATACTTTTCACACG GATTGTGTGTCAACTATTTTTGACATTTTCAGTGTAACTGTGGTTGGGAATGGAAATAGTATAAATTTATCATTGTGGGATACAGCAG GAGATGAGGGATATGACAAGTTAAGACCCTTGAGTTATTGTGGTGCTGATGTGTTTATACTAACATTCTCTCTCATTAGCAAAGCTAGCTATGAAAATGTTTCCAAGAAG TGGATTCAAGAATTGAAGCATTATGCATCTGGTGTCCCAATTATTCTTGTTGGAACAAAACTTG ATCTTCGTGATAATACGCAATTCTTCATAGAACATCCTGATGCCGTTCCAATTACTACAACTCAG GGAGAGGAACTTCAAAAGCTTATCAAAGCACATGCTTATATCGAATGCAGCTCGAAAACACAACAG AATGTGATGGAAGTCTTTGATGCGACCATAAGAGTTGCTCTTCAACCGCCGAAACAGAagaaaaggaaaagcaaagtaCTTAAGGCTTGCACTATAATgtga
- the LOC115695552 gene encoding protein ASYMMETRIC LEAVES 2-like, whose protein sequence is MAPSALSSSRPWKKSSMKTPCAACKILRRKCKRAECPFAPYFPSHQLQKFFDVHKVFGASNVSKILNSVLPSQREDTANSLAYEAAMRLQYPVYGCLGIITLLQHQVNCLTAELSDYHNRHHLIMARLAAFNAPTRAHNHRYENLGINAISGAASSVAAPEQMINYGNTSNLVAAMNGGIGQLSHFEQPWAAAKDDHRTIN, encoded by the coding sequence atggcGCCATCAGCATTATCATCTTCGCGTCCATGGAAGAAGTCTTCCATGAAGACCCCTTGCGCGGCTTGTAAGATACTAAGACGAAAATGCAAACGGGCTGAGTGCCCGTTTGCACCTTACTTTCCGTCACACCAACTACAAAAATTCTTCGACGTCCACAAAGTGTTTGGCGCAAGCAATGTCTCTAAGATTCTCAACAGTGTCCTCCCCTCCCAGAGGGAGGACACCGCCAATTCACTTGCTTATGAAGCCGCCATGAGGCTCCAATACCCCGTCTACGGTTGTCTCGGAATCATTACCCTACTCCAACACCAGGTCAACTGCCTCACAGCTGAGCTCTCTGACTACCATAACCGACACCACCTTATCATGGCAAGGCTAGCTGCATTCAATGCACCTACCCGGGCCCACAACCACCGCTATGAGAATCTAGGCATCAATGCCATCTCTGGGGCTGCATCGAGTGTTGCCGCCCCAGAGCAAATGATCAACTATGGTAACACTAGCAATCTTGTAGCCGCCATGAATGGCGGAATCGGCCAACTGAGTCACTTTGAGCAACCTTGGGCTGCCGCCAAGGATGACCACCGCACCATTAATTGA